One genomic region from Jilunia laotingensis encodes:
- a CDS encoding helix-turn-helix domain-containing protein: MKEKILNIETVHQCNCCLGCKTLHPLASAIDLSKASLEQQTIKFDFYTVLIIEGEVEEFLFGRKYYDYSNASLVFLMPGESIKIGKSKAFPTKGWLLAFHPDLLTQTSLGEHINNYSFFFYKIDEALHISQREKKKVIECLLSIEEELRHAIDCHSKTLISRYIELLLDYCTRFYERQFITRSEASKEIIKQTDILLDQYILSGKSKNNHTPSAEYCADILQLSPHYFNDLLKFESEKDIYEYYQLKRLDKAKKMLLNSDNTVSMITEKLGYPSVQYFSHWFKKLTGIVPNRYRLVQN, translated from the coding sequence ATGAAAGAAAAAATATTGAACATAGAAACCGTCCATCAATGTAATTGTTGCCTCGGCTGTAAAACGCTTCATCCATTAGCAAGTGCTATCGACCTGTCAAAAGCCAGCTTGGAACAGCAGACCATTAAATTTGACTTTTATACTGTTCTTATAATAGAAGGTGAAGTTGAAGAGTTCTTGTTTGGACGAAAGTATTATGATTACTCCAACGCATCATTGGTCTTTCTCATGCCGGGAGAGTCTATCAAAATAGGCAAGAGTAAAGCATTTCCCACAAAAGGCTGGTTACTGGCATTCCACCCGGATTTGCTTACTCAAACTTCGTTAGGAGAACATATAAATAATTACTCATTCTTTTTTTACAAGATAGATGAAGCACTCCACATTTCCCAACGGGAAAAGAAAAAAGTCATAGAATGCCTACTAAGCATTGAGGAAGAGCTTCGCCATGCAATAGATTGCCATAGTAAAACACTGATTTCACGGTACATCGAGCTGCTTTTAGATTATTGTACACGTTTCTATGAGCGCCAGTTTATTACACGCAGTGAAGCCAGTAAAGAAATAATTAAGCAAACAGACATACTACTTGATCAATATATTCTTTCTGGTAAATCAAAAAACAACCACACTCCATCAGCTGAATATTGTGCTGATATCCTCCAATTATCCCCTCATTACTTCAATGACTTACTAAAATTTGAAAGCGAAAAAGACATTTATGAATATTACCAGTTGAAACGGTTGGACAAGGCTAAAAAGATGTTACTCAATTCAGATAACACTGTTAGCATGATTACAGAAAAGCTGGGATACCCAAGTGTACAATATTTCAGTCATTGGTTCAAAAAACTTACAGGCATTGTTCCCAATAGATACAGGCTTGTACAGAACTAG
- a CDS encoding DUF2795 domain-containing protein: protein MYWTLELASKLEDAPWPATKDELIDYAMRSGAPLEVIENLQEMEDEGEIYESIEDIWPDYPSKEDFFFNEEEY from the coding sequence ATGTATTGGACATTGGAATTAGCATCGAAACTTGAAGATGCTCCTTGGCCGGCAACTAAGGACGAGTTGATTGATTATGCCATGCGTTCGGGTGCTCCTCTTGAGGTTATTGAGAATTTGCAAGAGATGGAAGATGAAGGCGAAATCTATGAAAGTATAGAAGATATTTGGCCGGATTATCCAAGTAAAGAAGATTTCTTCTTCAACGAAGAAGAGTATTAA
- a CDS encoding TonB-dependent receptor, producing the protein MKRQFVIMFLVGSLMSTGILTAQNDSARIARNYSIDEVVVTGTRNETDIRHLPMTVSVINRKQIEQAFQPSLLPILTEQVPGLFTTARGVMGFGVSGGAAGSISLRGLNGGSGRLMVLIDGHPQYMGIMGHPIADAYQSLMADRIEVLRGPASVLYGSNAMGGVVNIVTRKMREDGVNTSANIGYGSYNTLQTEVTNRVRKGRFTSIVSGSYNRTDGHRSNMEFEQYGGYAKLGYGLSKTWNVWGDINITHFNASNPGSIFNPLLDADQHITRGMTSYALENHYERTSGALSFFYNWGRHKINDGYNPAEGKGPLAYRFNSRDNMMGLSWYQSVQLFRGNRFTAGVDWYRFGGEAWNKFVEGTRTGERVDIVDEIQDEVAGYIDFRQDIGQWLTFDAGLRFDHHSHVGAEWVPQVGLSFHLPASAEIKLSASKGFRYPLIKEMFMWGMANAELKPERMWNYELSFSRKFLQERLSFGINLFYIDADNLIVPAMVGDRQMNTNTGKAENTGFEIQAAYRISQLWSVDANYSYLHMENPIVAAPEQKLYAGAIFNKGRWNVSTGVQYIAGLYKSTVPVEKEDFVLWNIRGSYRASGWLSIWLRGENLLAQRYEINTGFPMPKTTFMGGVNVNF; encoded by the coding sequence ATGAAAAGACAATTTGTAATTATGTTCCTAGTGGGCAGTCTTATGTCTACGGGGATATTAACAGCCCAAAATGATAGTGCAAGAATAGCCCGGAATTATTCGATAGATGAAGTGGTGGTCACCGGTACCCGCAATGAGACAGATATCCGCCACTTACCGATGACGGTTTCGGTCATCAACCGCAAGCAGATAGAACAGGCATTCCAGCCGTCTTTGTTGCCGATACTTACCGAACAAGTGCCGGGACTGTTCACGACAGCCCGTGGTGTAATGGGCTTTGGTGTTTCGGGTGGTGCCGCAGGGAGCATTTCGTTGCGCGGATTGAATGGAGGATCGGGAAGGTTGATGGTGTTGATTGACGGACATCCACAATATATGGGAATCATGGGGCACCCCATAGCTGATGCTTATCAATCGCTCATGGCAGATCGTATAGAAGTGTTGAGGGGACCTGCTTCGGTACTTTATGGTTCGAATGCCATGGGCGGTGTGGTGAACATAGTAACCCGTAAGATGCGTGAAGATGGTGTAAATACGAGTGCCAATATCGGTTACGGTTCTTATAACACCTTACAGACCGAAGTAACCAATCGTGTGCGGAAAGGGCGTTTCACGAGTATTGTAAGCGGATCTTACAATCGTACGGACGGGCATCGTTCAAACATGGAATTTGAACAATATGGCGGTTATGCCAAGTTAGGATATGGACTCTCAAAAACCTGGAATGTTTGGGGGGACATAAACATTACTCATTTCAATGCTTCAAATCCGGGAAGCATATTCAATCCCTTATTGGATGCCGATCAGCACATCACCCGTGGTATGACTTCCTATGCGTTGGAAAACCATTATGAAAGGACATCAGGAGCTTTGAGTTTCTTTTATAATTGGGGACGTCATAAGATTAACGATGGCTACAATCCGGCAGAAGGGAAAGGCCCGTTAGCATATCGTTTTAATTCGCGGGATAACATGATGGGACTGTCTTGGTATCAATCTGTGCAGCTTTTTAGAGGAAACCGTTTTACAGCCGGTGTAGATTGGTACCGTTTCGGAGGCGAAGCGTGGAATAAATTCGTTGAAGGTACGAGAACAGGTGAACGTGTGGATATTGTGGATGAGATACAGGATGAGGTGGCCGGTTACATTGATTTCCGGCAAGATATAGGACAGTGGTTGACCTTCGATGCGGGATTGCGTTTTGACCATCATTCACATGTGGGTGCTGAATGGGTACCGCAGGTGGGTCTATCATTTCATCTTCCGGCATCTGCGGAAATAAAACTTTCGGCAAGTAAGGGGTTCCGTTATCCTTTAATCAAGGAGATGTTCATGTGGGGGATGGCAAATGCTGAACTGAAGCCTGAACGTATGTGGAATTACGAACTTTCATTTTCTCGGAAATTTCTTCAAGAGAGATTGTCATTTGGGATAAATCTCTTTTATATTGATGCGGATAATCTGATTGTGCCGGCAATGGTTGGTGACCGCCAGATGAATACCAATACGGGAAAGGCCGAAAACACTGGCTTTGAAATACAGGCAGCCTACCGTATATCGCAGCTTTGGTCAGTAGATGCTAATTATAGTTACTTGCATATGGAAAATCCTATTGTTGCTGCTCCCGAACAGAAACTTTATGCAGGCGCCATATTTAATAAAGGACGCTGGAACGTATCTACAGGCGTTCAGTACATTGCCGGACTTTACAAGTCGACTGTTCCTGTTGAAAAAGAAGATTTTGTACTTTGGAATATACGTGGCTCATATCGTGCCTCAGGATGGTTGAGCATTTGGTTACGTGGAGAGAATCTTTTGGCACAACGTTATGAAATCAATACAGGATTCCCTATGCCGAAAACAACCTTTATGGGAGGAGTAAACGTTAACTTTTGA
- a CDS encoding helix-turn-helix domain-containing protein — protein MDEIIKIDTVDQYNKFYGLETLHPLVAVVDLTKATQHPNHVRINMGVYSLFLKHTKCGDLKYGKKQYDYQEGTVVCMAPNQVIGIELKEGVKPSSLGLVFHPDLIRGTSLGQNIKQYSFFSYEVSEALHVSDEERQIIIDCLDKIRIELGHAVDKHTKTLIAKNIELLLDYCMRFYERQFNTRAKVNKDVVVQFENLLNDYFTGSNAEVNGFPTVRYFADKVCLSPNYFGDLIKKETGKNAQQYIISKLIDMAKERILNTQLPVSQIAYGLGFQYAQHFSRLFKKNVGCSPNEYRMLNNV, from the coding sequence ATGGATGAGATTATAAAAATTGATACCGTAGATCAATACAATAAATTTTATGGATTGGAAACCCTGCATCCCTTGGTTGCAGTGGTAGATTTAACCAAAGCAACCCAACATCCCAACCATGTTCGAATTAACATGGGAGTGTATTCTTTATTTTTAAAACATACCAAATGTGGCGACCTCAAATATGGGAAAAAACAATATGATTATCAGGAAGGCACAGTGGTATGTATGGCTCCTAACCAAGTCATCGGCATTGAATTGAAAGAAGGCGTCAAGCCTTCTTCTTTAGGTCTTGTTTTCCACCCGGACTTAATACGAGGCACTTCACTGGGGCAAAACATCAAACAATATTCTTTTTTCTCTTATGAAGTGAGCGAAGCACTACATGTGTCCGATGAAGAAAGGCAAATAATCATTGATTGCCTTGATAAAATCCGTATTGAATTAGGACATGCCGTAGACAAACATACCAAGACATTAATTGCCAAAAATATCGAATTACTGCTCGACTATTGCATGCGCTTCTATGAACGGCAATTCAATACCCGTGCTAAAGTCAACAAAGACGTTGTCGTTCAATTCGAAAATCTATTGAACGATTATTTTACAGGAAGTAATGCCGAAGTAAACGGCTTCCCGACTGTGAGATATTTTGCAGATAAAGTTTGTTTGTCTCCCAATTATTTCGGTGATTTAATAAAAAAGGAAACAGGAAAAAATGCTCAACAATACATTATATCCAAGCTGATAGATATGGCTAAGGAAAGAATACTTAACACCCAGTTACCTGTATCCCAAATTGCTTATGGATTGGGGTTCCAGTACGCCCAACATTTTTCACGACTATTTAAAAAGAATGTAGGCTGTTCACCCAATGAATATAGGATGCTAAATAATGTATGA
- a CDS encoding cob(I)yrinic acid a,c-diamide adenosyltransferase — translation MKKSLVYTKTGDRGTTGLIGGTRVPKTHIRLEAYGTVDELNSNLGLLITYLNDEHDSEFLRSVQDKLFAVGSHLATDQEKVQLYNASIITSEDVEQIEHEIDAADEVVPPLNSFILPGGVRGAAVCHICRTVCRRAERRILALSENYTISPELLAYVNRLSDYLFVLSRKINFNEGKEEIIWNNSGK, via the coding sequence ATGAAAAAGAGCCTTGTATATACCAAAACTGGCGATCGTGGAACAACCGGACTAATCGGTGGTACACGTGTCCCGAAAACACACATCCGTCTTGAAGCTTATGGTACGGTGGATGAATTGAATTCCAACCTTGGACTGTTGATTACCTATCTGAATGATGAACATGACAGTGAATTTCTCCGGAGCGTGCAAGATAAGTTGTTTGCAGTTGGTTCCCATTTGGCAACAGATCAGGAAAAAGTACAACTGTATAATGCAAGTATTATTACTTCCGAGGATGTGGAGCAGATAGAACATGAAATTGATGCTGCAGATGAAGTTGTTCCTCCGTTGAACTCTTTTATTCTTCCCGGCGGAGTCCGAGGGGCAGCCGTTTGTCATATCTGCCGTACGGTGTGCCGTCGTGCGGAACGCCGGATTTTGGCACTCTCCGAAAACTATACAATATCTCCCGAACTATTAGCATATGTGAACAGATTATCAGATTATTTATTCGTATTGTCGCGAAAAATCAATTTTAACGAAGGAAAAGAAGAAATAATTTGGAATAATAGTGGGAAGTGA
- a CDS encoding 4-fold beta flower protein, with protein MEKLFLILFAISGLLFGCNGSDEEPIPPRDTDVSLFNKEAKAVVYMDYLDNNLTIYMWDGTPVAYVDNKEDIYLFNGHFFGWYANGIVYDKEGYAVFAREGVVRGEIKMDNPSTESTAKGAKKDKPAPKEKSSKPDTPKLKDEWKVIVPPFDELFQIEVTLYDQGRDAIAYIDYGDNMTIYMWDGTPVAYLEENEGVYRFDGRFLGWYEDGIVYDKEGYAVAAREGTLKGEISMVTPLPASPKEEKKGKPDKGVKESKPVLPQFENSWSKTSLTDFFLSE; from the coding sequence ATGGAAAAACTATTTTTGATTCTGTTCGCCATTTCCGGATTGCTTTTCGGATGTAATGGAAGTGATGAAGAACCTATTCCTCCTCGGGATACGGATGTTTCTTTGTTTAACAAGGAAGCAAAAGCTGTGGTTTACATGGACTATCTTGATAATAATTTGACAATTTATATGTGGGACGGTACTCCGGTTGCTTACGTTGACAATAAAGAAGATATCTACCTCTTTAATGGTCATTTTTTTGGATGGTATGCAAACGGGATAGTTTATGATAAAGAAGGTTATGCCGTTTTTGCCCGAGAAGGGGTTGTTAGAGGGGAGATTAAGATGGATAATCCATCTACTGAAAGCACGGCTAAGGGAGCTAAGAAGGATAAACCTGCCCCAAAGGAAAAGTCATCTAAACCGGATACTCCAAAATTGAAGGATGAATGGAAGGTAATCGTGCCCCCATTTGACGAACTTTTCCAAATTGAAGTTACTTTGTATGATCAAGGAAGAGATGCCATCGCTTATATAGATTACGGTGATAACATGACAATTTATATGTGGGATGGTACTCCCGTAGCTTATTTGGAAGAGAATGAAGGTGTTTATCGTTTCGATGGTCGTTTCCTCGGATGGTATGAAGATGGCATCGTTTATGATAAGGAAGGGTATGCTGTAGCAGCACGAGAAGGAACCTTGAAAGGTGAAATTTCTATGGTAACTCCGTTGCCGGCTTCTCCCAAAGAGGAGAAAAAGGGTAAGCCGGATAAAGGAGTAAAGGAGTCTAAACCGGTACTTCCTCAATTTGAAAATAGCTGGAGTAAGACCTCGCTTACTGATTTTTTTCTGTCTGAATAA
- a CDS encoding energy transducer TonB: MEVKKSKRAAIESLRGTWLLMGFVVVLAFMFVSFEWTQHDINVASGSLADEPLFVETLLPITFQEKKLEPPPAPVLKAAELLSIVDDEDVEANTVINSSEDLNTPVDIIYTPVNIKTEEPVEEDIFVLVENMPEFPGGNGALFQYLSKNIKYPAIPQEEGIQGRVIIQFVVDKDGTITDPVVVRSVDPYLDKEALRVIKAMPKWKPGLQRNKAVRVKYTVPVAFRLQ; this comes from the coding sequence ATGGAAGTAAAGAAATCCAAAAGAGCAGCGATTGAGAGCCTGAGAGGTACTTGGTTGCTTATGGGATTCGTAGTAGTGCTTGCTTTCATGTTTGTTTCGTTCGAATGGACACAGCATGACATCAATGTCGCTTCCGGCTCGCTCGCCGATGAACCCCTGTTTGTAGAGACACTTCTACCGATTACGTTTCAGGAAAAGAAACTGGAGCCGCCTCCTGCCCCCGTGCTAAAAGCAGCAGAATTGTTGTCGATTGTGGACGATGAGGATGTGGAAGCAAATACCGTAATCAATTCCTCTGAAGATCTGAATACACCGGTTGATATCATTTATACACCGGTAAATATAAAGACTGAAGAGCCGGTGGAAGAAGATATTTTTGTTCTTGTAGAGAATATGCCGGAGTTCCCGGGAGGGAATGGGGCGCTATTCCAATATCTGAGCAAAAATATTAAGTATCCTGCCATTCCCCAGGAAGAGGGGATTCAAGGACGAGTAATAATTCAATTTGTGGTAGACAAAGATGGGACGATTACAGATCCTGTGGTAGTTCGCAGTGTAGATCCATATTTGGATAAAGAAGCACTTCGTGTAATAAAAGCGATGCCGAAATGGAAACCTGGTTTGCAGCGTAACAAGGCGGTTAGAGTGAAATACACGGTGCCCGTAGCTTTCAGATTACAATAG
- a CDS encoding FimB/Mfa2 family fimbrial subunit: MNKSVFLILLTTVLLTGCVKDDSICPEDGGGTSEKLISPNLRASINNGVEQSPMTGILEVYPCLPGTSTYYGNYINGSLTPFNGRYTIQDGEIFGTSTRPIFLPVGTYNMIYWGTPKYEEPIFAEPAIKEPQIIIGEDMSQQYFGLFPSVGDTTYRPVFDLVFAVKSTKIGSEELNAALSREVAGIKVIVKNKNNGILSSSIASMKVHIGGIAEKINFFTAEPVNQTKTVTFPLVLSTDGTQMSNATVMVFPSSAAPLFQLFITLKTGEVKTYKQNLTSSLKANTKLTLTLVLGDIFSEGGSGSFTLDNWQEETQTIDIPTLD, from the coding sequence ATGAATAAATCCGTATTTTTGATTTTACTGACAACGGTTCTATTGACCGGTTGCGTCAAAGATGACTCAATATGCCCGGAAGACGGTGGAGGAACCAGTGAGAAACTTATAAGTCCCAATCTTCGTGCTTCCATCAACAACGGAGTAGAGCAAAGTCCGATGACAGGCATATTGGAGGTATATCCCTGCTTACCGGGAACATCTACCTATTACGGCAACTACATAAACGGTTCTCTCACTCCGTTCAACGGACGGTATACCATTCAGGACGGTGAAATTTTCGGCACTTCTACACGCCCGATTTTCCTTCCCGTAGGCACATATAACATGATTTATTGGGGAACACCCAAGTATGAAGAGCCTATCTTTGCCGAACCTGCCATCAAAGAACCGCAAATCATCATCGGTGAAGACATGTCACAACAATATTTTGGTCTGTTCCCGAGCGTAGGTGATACAACCTATCGCCCTGTATTCGACCTTGTATTTGCTGTTAAATCCACTAAAATCGGAAGTGAAGAACTAAATGCCGCTTTATCTCGTGAAGTAGCCGGCATTAAAGTAATCGTTAAAAATAAAAATAACGGAATACTCAGTTCGAGTATAGCAAGCATGAAAGTTCATATCGGAGGGATTGCCGAAAAAATAAACTTCTTTACGGCAGAACCGGTGAATCAGACTAAAACAGTCACCTTCCCGTTAGTTTTGTCTACGGACGGCACACAAATGAGCAATGCCACAGTCATGGTTTTCCCTTCTTCCGCAGCTCCTTTATTCCAACTCTTCATCACACTAAAAACAGGGGAAGTCAAAACGTATAAACAGAATCTTACTTCGTCATTGAAAGCGAATACCAAACTCACGCTGACACTGGTTTTGGGTGATATTTTTTCGGAGGGAGGCTCCGGAAGTTTCACCCTTGACAACTGGCAGGAAGAAACGCAAACGATCGATATTCCAACGCTCGATTAA
- the ansB gene encoding L-asparaginase 2 — MKEFKKTSLTVVVLLLSVTLAFAAGKPNIHILATGGTIAGTGTSATSTNYTAGQVAISTLLDAVPGLNDIANVTGEQIVKIGSQDMNDAVWLTLAKKINELLKRSDIDGIVITHGTDTMEETAYFLNLTVKSDKPVVLTGAMRPSTALSADGPLNIYNAVVTAGAKESKGKGVLVAMNGLVLGAESVQKMNTIDVQTFQAPNSGALGYIFNGKVFYNQSPLKKHTTQSVFDVNNLNSLPKVGIVYSYSNIEADMVTPLLSNGYKGIIHAGVGNGNIHKNIFPVLTEARNKGILVVRSSRVPTGPTTLDAEVDDAKYQFIASQELNPQKARVLLILALTKTNDWKLIQQYFNEY, encoded by the coding sequence ATGAAAGAATTTAAAAAAACCAGTCTGACAGTAGTCGTTTTACTACTCTCCGTAACTTTAGCTTTCGCTGCAGGGAAACCTAACATTCACATTCTTGCAACAGGCGGAACAATTGCCGGAACCGGAACTTCGGCCACCTCAACCAACTATACGGCAGGACAGGTTGCCATCAGCACCCTACTTGATGCAGTTCCCGGTTTGAATGACATCGCCAATGTGACGGGCGAGCAGATCGTAAAGATCGGTTCACAGGACATGAACGATGCTGTATGGCTGACGCTGGCCAAAAAGATCAATGAATTATTGAAGCGTTCCGATATCGATGGCATCGTCATCACTCACGGAACCGATACGATGGAGGAAACGGCTTATTTCCTGAATCTGACAGTGAAAAGTGACAAACCAGTGGTACTGACAGGGGCTATGCGTCCTTCTACCGCTCTGAGTGCAGATGGCCCGCTGAATATCTATAATGCAGTAGTAACGGCAGGAGCGAAAGAATCGAAAGGAAAAGGGGTATTAGTAGCCATGAACGGATTGGTTCTCGGGGCCGAAAGCGTACAGAAAATGAATACAATCGATGTACAGACTTTCCAAGCTCCTAATTCGGGTGCATTGGGTTACATTTTCAATGGTAAAGTGTTTTACAACCAATCTCCGCTGAAAAAACATACTACACAATCCGTTTTCGATGTTAACAATCTGAATTCCCTTCCTAAAGTCGGTATCGTATATAGTTACTCCAACATTGAAGCCGACATGGTGACTCCTCTTTTAAGCAATGGTTACAAAGGAATTATCCACGCCGGTGTAGGCAACGGTAACATCCATAAGAACATCTTCCCCGTGTTGACTGAGGCTCGAAATAAAGGAATCCTGGTAGTTCGCTCTTCCAGAGTACCGACAGGCCCCACCACTCTCGATGCAGAAGTGGATGACGCCAAGTATCAATTCATCGCTTCACAGGAACTGAATCCTCAGAAAGCCCGCGTTCTGTTAATACTTGCATTAACAAAGACGAATGATTGGAAACTGATACAGCAATATTTCAATGAATATTAA
- a CDS encoding energy transducer TonB, with protein sequence MKKAITTLLLLLLSFRMMGQIDYLEPVKDYTKHTNEINGYYNNVFSLLNFGISHKPYAYYAALPSFSPEYALSVESREGKYFLLSNTLSQNSWQVERNSIKVKTSSTEIGKTLYTLLGELLSLTTGQIQDMDGSTSGLDGITYYFTTTNNKGEIMTGKKWSPDRNTLMGRLVAIFESAYSLSLKKGLSEEDIINNARRLIKSLEDRSKAHPDQYKKPRYAGNFQTGVWKSCEPGKELEIQPELPDSTLEDYAMSNLIYPPKLLAKAAKGYALCEFTVNREGKVVNPHILKCSYREFGEEALRIVNSLPQFVPGMSGGVPVDCNYVLYIPFRPKPNLR encoded by the coding sequence ATGAAAAAGGCAATTACAACACTCCTGTTACTCCTCCTGTCTTTCAGAATGATGGGACAGATTGATTATCTTGAACCGGTCAAAGATTATACAAAACATACAAACGAGATTAATGGCTATTATAATAATGTATTCTCCCTTTTAAATTTCGGAATCAGTCATAAGCCTTATGCATATTATGCAGCTCTCCCCTCATTTTCACCCGAATATGCATTATCGGTAGAAAGTAGGGAAGGAAAATATTTCTTACTATCGAATACTTTGTCACAAAACAGTTGGCAAGTGGAAAGAAACAGTATCAAAGTGAAGACAAGCTCAACAGAGATAGGAAAAACTCTATATACGCTGTTAGGAGAATTGCTGAGCTTAACCACCGGACAAATCCAAGACATGGACGGTTCCACCAGCGGGCTAGATGGTATCACCTATTATTTCACGACGACAAATAATAAAGGCGAGATAATGACCGGGAAGAAATGGTCCCCTGATAGAAATACCTTAATGGGACGTTTGGTCGCAATTTTCGAATCAGCGTATTCATTGTCTTTAAAGAAAGGACTTTCCGAAGAAGATATTATAAACAATGCACGACGATTGATAAAAAGCTTAGAAGATCGATCCAAAGCCCATCCGGATCAATATAAAAAGCCGAGATATGCCGGTAACTTCCAGACTGGCGTGTGGAAAAGTTGTGAACCGGGAAAAGAACTGGAAATTCAACCGGAACTTCCTGATAGTACACTGGAAGATTATGCCATGTCCAACCTAATATATCCACCGAAGTTACTCGCAAAAGCGGCCAAAGGTTATGCACTTTGTGAATTCACTGTCAACAGAGAAGGGAAAGTTGTAAATCCACACATCCTGAAATGCTCTTACCGGGAGTTTGGAGAAGAAGCTCTGAGAATTGTTAATAGCCTGCCTCAATTTGTTCCCGGTATGTCCGGAGGAGTACCGGTAGACTGTAATTATGTACTTTATATCCCTTTCCGTCCAAAGCCTAATTTGCGTTAA
- a CDS encoding OprO/OprP family phosphate-selective porin, whose product MKKIMFILLLVGSIQGLYAQNTEKSKKFMVDKTLFEELTDVKKKSDKFNLYLNMQGSFDANFRDGFEQGAFKMRQLRIEMKGNINNWLSYRYRQRLNRSNEGGGMIDNVPTSIDYAGIGIKLNDQFNLFAGKQCAAYGGFEFDLNPIDVYEYCDMIENMSNFMTGLNVGYNITADQQLNLQVLNSRNGSFDSTYGITENEEGKLPDLRSGKLPLVYTLNWNGNFNDLIKTRWSASVLNEAKSKNMYYYAFGNELNLDKFNMFVDVMYSHEGIDRNGTITSIVGRAGGHNAFDAGYLSVVTKLNYRFQPKWNAFVKGMYETASVTKSTEGIAKGNYRTSWGYLAGIEFYPMETNLHFFLTYVGRSYDFTSRAKVLGQNNYSTNRISVGFIWQMPVF is encoded by the coding sequence ATGAAAAAAATAATGTTTATACTGCTCTTAGTGGGTAGTATCCAAGGGTTATACGCCCAAAACACAGAGAAGAGTAAGAAATTTATGGTCGACAAGACCCTCTTTGAGGAATTGACAGATGTCAAAAAGAAATCGGACAAATTCAATCTTTACCTTAATATGCAGGGTAGTTTCGATGCCAATTTCAGAGACGGATTTGAACAAGGAGCTTTTAAGATGCGCCAGCTCCGCATCGAAATGAAGGGAAATATCAACAATTGGCTTTCATACCGTTACCGCCAGCGCCTCAACCGTTCCAACGAAGGAGGAGGTATGATCGACAATGTCCCTACCTCCATTGACTACGCTGGTATCGGTATCAAACTGAATGATCAATTCAACCTTTTTGCAGGAAAACAATGTGCGGCTTATGGCGGTTTTGAATTCGATCTGAACCCGATCGACGTTTACGAATACTGCGATATGATTGAAAACATGAGCAACTTTATGACAGGTCTCAACGTCGGCTATAACATTACTGCCGACCAACAACTCAATCTACAGGTATTAAACAGCCGGAACGGTTCTTTCGACAGCACCTATGGCATCACCGAAAATGAAGAGGGCAAATTGCCTGACTTACGCTCCGGGAAACTTCCTTTGGTTTACACTTTGAACTGGAACGGTAACTTCAATGATTTGATCAAAACCCGCTGGTCTGCCTCCGTTCTGAACGAAGCCAAAAGTAAAAACATGTATTATTACGCTTTTGGCAACGAACTGAATCTGGACAAATTCAACATGTTTGTCGATGTCATGTATTCACATGAAGGCATCGACCGGAATGGAACCATCACGAGTATCGTTGGGCGTGCCGGAGGACATAATGCTTTTGATGCAGGTTATTTATCGGTCGTGACTAAACTGAATTATCGCTTCCAGCCGAAATGGAATGCATTCGTCAAAGGGATGTACGAGACGGCATCTGTCACCAAAAGCACCGAAGGCATTGCCAAAGGAAACTATCGTACCTCATGGGGATACTTAGCCGGAATAGAGTTCTACCCGATGGAAACCAATCTACATTTCTTCTTAACCTATGTAGGACGTTCCTATGATTTTACTTCACGTGCCAAGGTACTGGGACAGAATAATTACAGTACCAATCGCATATCAGTAGGATTCATCTGGCAGATGCCCGTATTCTAA